In uncultured Desulfobacter sp., one DNA window encodes the following:
- a CDS encoding transposase, protein MARPLRIEFEGACYHVLSRGNNRKDVFRSEEDREDFLELLEEMVDRFSIVIYAYVLMGNHYHLLLKTEESNLSRAMQWLGTSYTRRFNIRHMQSGHLFQGRFKSILVQNDSYLINLSCYIHRNPLRAKMVERLSDYPWSSYQFYAYGKEEPEWLNTQMLLSHFGSGKEQYTNYRRKVKKYSDEDLSIWEDVKHGLIYGSQAFVERIKAKYLSDKPDRELPQLNQMLRSENPDALIKEICNALDCDIETLRSAGRLTGANRDKRDVVIKILLQTGKYSNQQIGELVGLTYSSVSKRLSCINESLKKGAETDFAIIYQRVMDKFKV, encoded by the coding sequence ATGGCCCGGCCACTGAGAATAGAATTTGAAGGCGCATGTTATCATGTGCTTTCCAGAGGTAACAACCGCAAGGATGTGTTTCGATCAGAGGAAGACCGCGAGGATTTTTTAGAACTTCTTGAGGAAATGGTGGATCGGTTTTCTATTGTCATCTATGCTTACGTTCTGATGGGGAATCACTATCACCTCCTGCTAAAAACCGAAGAGTCCAACCTTTCCCGTGCCATGCAATGGTTGGGGACGAGCTATACGAGACGGTTCAATATCCGGCATATGCAATCCGGTCATCTATTCCAGGGCCGCTTTAAAAGTATCCTCGTACAGAATGATTCATATTTAATAAATTTGTCTTGCTACATCCATCGCAATCCACTCCGGGCAAAAATGGTGGAACGCCTTTCGGATTATCCTTGGAGCAGCTATCAGTTTTATGCCTATGGAAAAGAAGAACCGGAGTGGCTGAACACACAAATGCTTTTATCCCATTTCGGATCAGGAAAAGAACAATATACGAATTACCGCCGCAAAGTAAAAAAGTACAGTGATGAAGATTTATCCATTTGGGAAGATGTGAAACACGGTTTGATTTACGGTTCTCAGGCATTTGTTGAACGAATTAAGGCGAAATATCTATCAGACAAACCGGACAGGGAATTGCCACAGTTGAATCAGATGCTGAGGTCGGAAAATCCGGATGCATTAATCAAAGAAATTTGCAATGCGTTAGACTGTGATATTGAAACATTAAGATCAGCAGGGCGGCTTACTGGAGCGAACCGGGATAAACGGGATGTTGTGATAAAAATTTTGTTACAGACCGGAAAATACAGCAATCAGCAAATCGGGGAGTTGGTAGGGCTGACGTATTCCTCGGTCAGTAAACGGTTAAGCTGTATCAATGAAAGTTTAAAAAAAGGGGCTGAAACTGATTTTGCAATTATTTATCAAAGAGTAATGGATAAATTCAAGGTTTGA
- a CDS encoding ABC transporter ATP-binding protein, whose product MKIHVENLYFSYPGKDVLKGISFSLDEKQIQCIVGPNGTGKSTLVKCIDRLLIPQSGNIFFNGKEYATLNRQEIAKLIGYVPQSSGQLFSTTVFDTVLMGRKPHYFWRCSDEDIDIVAEILQLMGLDDLAMVEFNRLSGGQQQRVLIARALAQKPRLLLLDEPTSSLDISHQLEIMEIIYSLVCSQNIAVIMVVHDLNLAARYADTILMLYAGKVYANGSAQETITASNIKNVYGVEANIHSQDKILSVTPVRRV is encoded by the coding sequence ATGAAAATTCATGTTGAGAATTTATACTTTTCCTATCCAGGTAAAGATGTGCTCAAGGGGATCAGCTTTAGTCTGGATGAAAAACAAATCCAATGCATCGTAGGCCCTAACGGAACCGGAAAAAGCACTTTGGTAAAATGTATAGACAGACTGCTGATTCCTCAATCCGGGAACATATTTTTCAATGGAAAAGAGTACGCCACATTAAACCGGCAAGAAATTGCAAAATTGATAGGGTATGTCCCCCAATCTTCAGGCCAATTGTTTTCAACCACGGTTTTCGATACGGTATTGATGGGAAGAAAACCCCATTATTTCTGGCGATGCAGTGATGAAGACATTGATATTGTGGCGGAAATCCTTCAATTGATGGGTCTGGATGATTTGGCAATGGTTGAGTTTAACAGGCTCTCCGGCGGACAGCAGCAACGCGTATTAATCGCCCGGGCATTAGCTCAAAAGCCCCGATTATTGCTTCTTGATGAACCCACCTCTTCTCTTGATATTTCTCATCAACTGGAAATCATGGAGATTATTTACAGCCTTGTATGTAGTCAGAACATTGCTGTAATTATGGTGGTTCATGATCTTAATCTGGCCGCCCGATATGCGGACACGATTCTTATGCTTTATGCGGGAAAGGTATATGCAAACGGCTCTGCCCAAGAGACAATAACCGCATCAAATATTAAAAATGTGTATGGCGTTGAAGCCAATATCCACTCCCAGGACAAAATTTTGTCGGTAACGCCGGTTCGACGGGTATAG
- a CDS encoding MFS transporter has product MKHITRTVWVLSLVSLLTDTASEMLYPIMPIYLKTIGFSIVLIGILEGVAEATAGMSKGYFGKLSDLSGRRVPFVQIGYAFSAVSKPMMAVFIYPLWIFLARTIDRFGKGIRTGARDALLSDEATQETKGKVFGFHRSMDTLGAVLGPSLALIYLYFYPQDYRTLFFIAFIPGLFAISASFYLKDKKTDEPKQKTLPPLFSFLNYWSVSPTNYKKVVTGLLVFTLFNSSDIFLLLKAKESGLDDTMIIGVYIFYNLIYALSAFPIGIIADRVGIKTIFVIGLALFATVYFGMSVNTNRYLFFGLFFLYGIYASATEGISKAWISIITDKKDTATAIGTYSGLQSICTMLASSLTGLIWFQCGATTAFITTAAVTLCVMIYFLTISEPIKRMN; this is encoded by the coding sequence TTGAAACATATCACACGGACAGTTTGGGTTTTATCACTGGTCAGTCTGCTGACGGATACGGCAAGTGAAATGCTGTATCCGATTATGCCGATTTACTTAAAGACAATCGGCTTTTCAATTGTGTTAATCGGAATACTTGAAGGTGTAGCCGAAGCCACGGCAGGAATGAGCAAAGGATATTTCGGAAAACTGTCAGACTTATCCGGCAGAAGAGTTCCTTTTGTGCAAATCGGTTATGCTTTCAGTGCGGTATCCAAACCTATGATGGCAGTCTTCATTTATCCGCTTTGGATATTTTTGGCACGAACGATTGACCGTTTCGGAAAAGGTATCAGGACAGGTGCGAGAGACGCTTTGCTCTCTGACGAAGCAACGCAGGAAACAAAAGGCAAGGTGTTCGGCTTTCATCGTTCTATGGACACTTTGGGAGCGGTTCTCGGGCCGTCGCTGGCATTGATTTACCTGTATTTTTATCCGCAAGATTACAGAACACTCTTTTTTATAGCTTTTATTCCCGGACTGTTTGCGATTTCTGCATCATTTTATTTGAAGGATAAAAAAACTGATGAACCGAAGCAGAAAACATTACCACCTCTTTTTTCGTTCCTGAACTATTGGAGCGTCAGCCCGACAAATTATAAAAAGGTTGTTACCGGACTTCTTGTTTTCACATTGTTCAACAGTTCGGATATTTTTCTTTTACTGAAAGCAAAAGAATCAGGGCTTGATGATACAATGATAATCGGGGTCTATATTTTTTACAATCTTATTTACGCCCTGTCTGCTTTTCCTATCGGCATCATAGCCGACAGGGTCGGAATAAAAACAATCTTTGTTATCGGACTTGCTCTGTTTGCAACAGTGTATTTCGGGATGTCTGTGAATACAAATCGCTATCTTTTCTTCGGACTGTTTTTTCTGTATGGCATCTATGCCTCAGCAACAGAAGGAATTTCAAAAGCGTGGATTTCAATCATCACCGACAAAAAAGATACCGCAACAGCAATCGGGACATATTCAGGACTTCAAAGTATTTGCACTATGTTGGCAAGTTCGCTGACAGGACTGATTTGGTTTCAGTGCGGTGCGACAACAGCATTCATAACAACAGCGGCTGTCACTTTGTGTGTGATGATTTACTTTCTGACAATTTCTGAACCGATAAAGAGAATGAACTAA
- the lipA gene encoding lipoyl synthase, with amino-acid sequence MNTHCNGHKEITSSGDIRKGKPRWLKKRMPKGGEYQRVTRLLSEAGLYTVCQEAACPNMFECFAKNTATFMILGANCTRNCRFCNVTSNPPTPVNPDEPKRVAKTVLKLKLTYVVVTSVTRDDLPDGGASHFAHVIRAIKQAGPGIRVEVLIPDFQGDIKALETVAKAEPDVINHNIETVKSLYSRARPQAQYQRSLDLIRNVTERFPGLPAKSGLMVGLGETLEELKATFQDLYDHGCNILTVGQYLQPTRNHLPVEKFYSPEEFEQLDRMARDIGFEQVAAGPFVRSSYKAGELFETPKTKG; translated from the coding sequence ATGAATACCCATTGCAACGGCCACAAAGAGATTACTTCTTCCGGTGACATCCGGAAAGGTAAGCCCAGGTGGCTGAAAAAACGCATGCCCAAAGGTGGAGAGTATCAGCGGGTTACCCGGCTTTTATCCGAAGCAGGTCTTTATACCGTCTGCCAGGAAGCGGCCTGCCCCAACATGTTTGAATGCTTTGCAAAAAATACCGCCACCTTCATGATCCTGGGCGCCAACTGCACCCGGAACTGCAGGTTTTGCAATGTGACCTCAAATCCGCCGACGCCGGTTAACCCGGATGAACCCAAAAGGGTGGCCAAGACCGTACTCAAACTGAAACTGACCTATGTGGTTGTCACTTCCGTTACCAGGGACGATCTTCCCGACGGCGGAGCGTCCCATTTTGCACACGTGATCCGGGCGATTAAACAGGCCGGTCCCGGCATCCGGGTGGAAGTTTTGATCCCGGATTTCCAGGGAGATATCAAGGCTCTTGAAACCGTAGCAAAAGCAGAACCGGACGTGATCAACCACAACATAGAGACGGTTAAAAGTCTTTATTCCAGGGCCCGTCCCCAGGCCCAATACCAGCGATCCCTTGATTTGATTCGAAATGTGACAGAGCGCTTTCCCGGCCTGCCGGCAAAGTCGGGCCTCATGGTTGGCCTGGGCGAAACATTGGAGGAACTTAAGGCCACTTTTCAGGACCTTTACGATCACGGCTGCAATATTCTCACCGTAGGCCAGTATCTTCAGCCCACAAGAAACCACCTTCCCGTGGAAAAATTCTACAGTCCGGAAGAGTTTGAACAACTTGACCGCATGGCCCGTGACATTGGATTCGAACAGGTGGCTGCCGGCCCCTTTGTCAGAAGTTCCTACAAGGCCGGGGAGTTGTTCGAAACACCCAAGACAAAGGGATAG
- a CDS encoding iron ABC transporter permease, which translates to MSVDSLINRKLHLKEQYNRHRARKRLFVGILIPVVILLIGFAVACGSADIKFMDVYAAIFRKFFPLILGGTDAGHVDIIIWNLRLPRILMGVLAGIALGSTGAVMQVILCNPLADPYMLGISSAAGFGASLAIVLGVGIMDGPNMIIGNAFVFSCLSSGLILILSGRRGAGTETMILTGLALLFFFQAMMTIIQYFGNADAVKAAVFWAIGDLGKADWRKLSIAAPIICAGEALLIWKSCDLNIMNTGDAGAKSLGINVQRTRIFALSVCTFMVAAIVSFTGTIGFIGLVAPHIARMIIGIDNRILIPASGLIGAVLLVFSDTLARTIIPPIILPVGAVTAFLGVPLFVYLILKRNGDTA; encoded by the coding sequence TTGAGTGTAGATTCTTTAATAAACCGAAAATTGCATTTAAAAGAGCAGTATAACCGGCATAGAGCTCGGAAACGGCTTTTTGTCGGTATATTGATTCCTGTTGTTATTCTGTTGATCGGTTTTGCTGTTGCCTGCGGATCTGCTGATATAAAATTTATGGATGTGTATGCGGCTATATTCAGAAAATTTTTCCCGTTAATCTTAGGAGGAACCGATGCCGGCCATGTTGATATTATTATCTGGAACTTAAGACTGCCAAGAATATTGATGGGTGTGTTGGCTGGTATTGCGCTGGGTTCGACCGGTGCTGTGATGCAGGTGATCCTTTGCAATCCTCTGGCCGACCCATATATGCTGGGCATTTCTTCAGCCGCCGGTTTCGGTGCATCACTTGCCATAGTACTTGGTGTAGGCATTATGGATGGCCCCAATATGATAATCGGGAACGCATTTGTGTTTTCTTGTTTGTCGTCGGGGCTGATATTGATTCTGTCGGGCAGGCGGGGTGCAGGCACCGAGACTATGATTCTAACTGGGCTTGCACTCTTATTCTTTTTCCAGGCCATGATGACGATAATCCAGTATTTTGGAAATGCCGATGCGGTTAAGGCTGCGGTTTTCTGGGCTATTGGAGATCTTGGCAAAGCGGACTGGCGCAAACTTTCAATTGCTGCACCAATAATATGTGCAGGCGAGGCACTGCTGATTTGGAAATCCTGTGACCTGAATATAATGAACACCGGGGATGCCGGTGCAAAAAGCCTTGGTATCAACGTCCAAAGGACGAGGATATTTGCACTGTCCGTGTGTACCTTTATGGTTGCCGCAATTGTCAGCTTTACAGGAACGATTGGGTTTATAGGTCTTGTTGCGCCCCATATCGCAAGAATGATCATAGGAATCGACAACCGGATATTGATTCCGGCATCCGGTTTGATCGGTGCCGTGCTCCTGGTCTTTTCCGATACCCTGGCAAGAACGATAATCCCTCCGATCATTCTTCCGGTAGGGGCCGTAACCGCTTTTTTGGGTGTACCGCTCTTTGTTTATCTTATTTTAAAAAGGAACGGAGACACTGCATGA
- a CDS encoding TonB-dependent receptor, which yields MYWKKTVLFMMCIMLCGQLLTAGISWSEEKDTHATKMESITVTANKIEENLQDVPQSITIIDEAVLDEKGINKIEDVVAEIPNMAMEKGTIHGNAMSFRGLNTSIFTNNNPVVLYIDGVSTTDRYGFSASLADVQRIEVLRGPQGTLYGKDAIGGVINIVTQMPENAWHGKIGSEYGGNNHMQVVFNSSGALINDRLFIGINGQYQQDDGWIQNIHEGMDSNADESEDRRIRSYLLYTPTERFSTRLTLSNDHTDESWSNGYALPAESDFSLFDRDDAEEVDFDVPTDVENDSLSQSLLMTCLFDSMTLTSTTTHQNMELDAHYDVDFMTNTLYDGCAMFNETKQDTYTQELRLSGNNESGIRWVGGLYFESEDRDQNPYGQEFPMYDSTYTYLGTYEMYSESKTDSTTYAVFGQAMIPLGQQFELTLGGRYQHIDKEIDVNVYYQPVDTNGPAYFSLSTEKNWDTFLPKAALSYRLSDGWNTYVSYSQGYMPGGFNYFPTSGTAENNTFDPQQSKNYEIGIKGTMERLRVAVSLFYMDIEDIHVYKSYGNSIYYTDNAEGAHSQGVEAEIEYRLSDTIKLTGTLGLIHAEYDTYDAGDGISFDGQEIENTPSYTATLGISYAHPNGFYSRADMKAVGEVNFYDDANDTFVKEDAYITFDAKVGYLTGAWEFYLYGKNLTDEKYIVDFISNSAMMMADFGDPLTVGVGGRYYF from the coding sequence GCAGGCATATCATGGAGTGAAGAAAAAGATACACACGCCACAAAAATGGAAAGTATAACCGTTACGGCAAATAAAATTGAGGAGAATCTCCAGGATGTCCCCCAAAGCATCACCATTATTGATGAGGCGGTTCTGGATGAAAAGGGAATTAATAAGATTGAAGACGTGGTAGCGGAAATACCCAATATGGCCATGGAAAAAGGAACCATCCATGGAAACGCCATGAGTTTCCGTGGGCTCAACACCTCAATATTTACGAATAACAATCCCGTGGTTCTTTATATCGACGGCGTCTCCACAACAGACAGATATGGTTTTAGTGCTTCACTGGCCGATGTACAAAGAATCGAAGTGCTGCGTGGTCCCCAGGGGACATTGTATGGCAAGGATGCCATTGGCGGGGTAATCAACATCGTCACCCAAATGCCGGAGAATGCATGGCACGGCAAAATCGGGAGCGAATATGGCGGCAATAACCATATGCAGGTTGTCTTTAATTCAAGCGGCGCCCTGATTAACGACAGGCTTTTCATAGGTATTAACGGACAATATCAGCAGGATGACGGATGGATTCAAAACATCCATGAAGGGATGGATTCAAATGCCGATGAATCCGAGGACCGGCGAATCCGCAGTTATCTGTTGTATACCCCGACGGAAAGATTCTCAACACGTCTCACTCTTTCCAATGATCACACTGACGAGTCGTGGAGCAATGGATATGCACTGCCGGCAGAAAGTGATTTCAGCCTCTTTGACAGGGATGATGCCGAAGAAGTCGATTTTGATGTGCCAACTGATGTAGAGAACGACAGCCTTTCCCAAAGCCTGCTCATGACCTGTTTGTTTGACTCAATGACGCTGACCTCGACCACCACCCATCAAAACATGGAACTGGACGCTCACTATGATGTAGATTTCATGACCAATACCCTTTATGACGGTTGTGCAATGTTCAATGAGACTAAACAGGATACCTACACCCAGGAGTTGCGTTTATCCGGCAACAATGAAAGTGGCATACGTTGGGTAGGCGGTCTTTATTTTGAAAGCGAAGACCGTGACCAGAATCCCTATGGCCAGGAATTTCCAATGTATGATTCGACATATACCTATCTGGGCACTTATGAAATGTATTCCGAATCCAAAACAGACAGTACGACCTATGCCGTGTTCGGCCAGGCGATGATACCTTTGGGGCAACAGTTCGAGTTGACTCTGGGCGGACGGTATCAGCATATTGATAAAGAGATAGATGTGAATGTATACTACCAGCCTGTAGATACAAACGGGCCTGCATACTTTTCACTCTCCACTGAAAAAAACTGGGACACCTTTTTACCTAAGGCGGCCTTGAGTTATCGCCTGAGTGACGGTTGGAACACCTATGTGTCTTATTCCCAGGGCTACATGCCCGGCGGATTTAATTATTTCCCCACTTCCGGCACTGCTGAAAACAATACCTTTGATCCGCAACAGTCGAAAAACTATGAGATAGGGATCAAAGGGACAATGGAACGATTGCGGGTTGCAGTATCCCTGTTTTACATGGATATAGAGGATATTCATGTCTACAAATCCTATGGAAACAGCATATATTATACGGATAATGCAGAAGGTGCTCACTCACAGGGCGTTGAAGCGGAAATTGAGTATCGTCTCAGTGATACCATTAAGTTGACCGGTACCCTTGGTCTTATTCACGCAGAATACGATACCTATGATGCGGGTGACGGCATATCCTTTGACGGCCAGGAAATAGAGAACACACCTTCCTACACCGCAACATTAGGCATCTCCTATGCTCATCCAAACGGCTTCTATTCGCGTGCGGATATGAAAGCAGTAGGTGAAGTTAATTTCTATGACGATGCCAATGACACTTTTGTCAAGGAAGACGCTTATATTACGTTTGATGCAAAAGTTGGCTACCTGACAGGTGCATGGGAGTTTTATCTTTACGGTAAAAATCTGACAGACGAAAAGTATATTGTTGATTTTATATCAAATAGTGCCATGATGATGGCCGATTTCGGAGATCCGTTGACCGTTGGTGTGGGGGGTCGATACTATTTTTAA
- a CDS encoding ABC transporter substrate-binding protein yields the protein MIFIKKLITILCFSMILALGTSEFIFGSQQSVKMISSKPASVQNADIRISDCLGREIVLNKPAETFIGLFPSACELLKILNKENGIIAHDSYTTDAIFFPGINKLPTINSQGSGNALDYEKIMTLNPDLLIIMKNPAFDPADAIAKLHPTIPVAVLETDNVYTIGENIKKLGKLVGRETQAKRFAVFNDGIRDKILERVKKVDESLKPTFFFRIAGWTREQLCTMTDRSMMVKTQMVDAGGRNVSANLAGVFIQEFDHEWLLTRNYDNLIWMVWEKLYPGYLGYDVKDSTHAARLAAEISNMDVFAGSRAVKNSKVFLFDARLSTSPRGIILMAYMAKWFHPERFEDMDPRALHQQYLDDFLHVDIDLKKQGVLYYPQL from the coding sequence ATGATATTCATAAAAAAATTAATTACAATTTTATGTTTCTCTATGATTCTCGCATTAGGCACGTCGGAATTTATTTTTGGATCTCAACAGTCTGTGAAAATGATATCGAGCAAGCCTGCATCTGTTCAAAATGCTGATATTAGAATCTCAGACTGCCTTGGCCGTGAAATAGTGCTTAACAAGCCTGCCGAAACCTTTATCGGTTTATTTCCATCGGCCTGCGAGCTTTTGAAAATTCTCAATAAAGAAAACGGCATAATCGCCCATGACAGTTATACAACGGATGCAATATTTTTTCCCGGAATCAATAAACTGCCCACAATAAACAGCCAAGGGTCAGGGAATGCACTTGATTATGAAAAAATAATGACACTAAATCCGGATCTTTTAATCATTATGAAAAACCCGGCTTTTGATCCGGCCGATGCCATTGCTAAGCTGCATCCGACAATACCGGTGGCCGTCCTTGAAACCGATAATGTCTATACTATAGGGGAAAATATTAAAAAGCTCGGCAAATTAGTGGGCAGGGAAACCCAAGCAAAACGGTTTGCCGTCTTCAACGACGGTATTCGTGATAAAATTCTTGAGCGAGTCAAAAAGGTTGATGAGTCTTTAAAACCAACTTTCTTCTTCAGAATAGCCGGATGGACGAGGGAACAGCTTTGTACAATGACTGACCGGTCAATGATGGTAAAAACCCAGATGGTCGATGCCGGAGGCAGAAATGTGTCAGCAAATCTGGCCGGTGTCTTTATCCAGGAGTTTGATCACGAATGGCTTCTTACCCGAAATTACGATAACCTGATCTGGATGGTTTGGGAAAAGCTGTACCCCGGTTATTTGGGTTATGATGTGAAAGATTCTACACATGCCGCAAGACTGGCCGCCGAAATTTCCAACATGGATGTATTTGCCGGTAGCCGTGCTGTAAAAAACAGCAAGGTCTTCCTTTTTGATGCAAGGCTTTCCACTTCACCCCGCGGTATAATCCTTATGGCGTATATGGCGAAATGGTTCCATCCTGAGCGCTTTGAAGATATGGATCCAAGAGCCCTTCATCAACAATATTTAGATGATTTTCTTCACGTTGACATTGATTTGAAAAAACAAGGGGTCCTTTACTATCCGCAGTTATAA